One genomic window of Salvia miltiorrhiza cultivar Shanhuang (shh) chromosome 4, IMPLAD_Smil_shh, whole genome shotgun sequence includes the following:
- the LOC131021121 gene encoding uncharacterized protein LOC131021121 gives MDSDSDSMHSAVTRDDTTPLTESEWLSMQKRIARLVGKASASNVALVADQILAENIVAARGFFCQTLIKLQSESPDSTDVHAALAAIINSRFPQVGHLLVKRAVLQFKAAHGRRDRDRMQTASAFLAQLVNQRVVYEHLALNVLMLLLSSDDDVEVAASFCAQCGALLLDVVRDKLKEILAES, from the exons ATGGATTCGGATTCGGATTCAATGCACTCTGCTGTTACTCGCGACGACACCACGCCCCTCACAGAATCAGAGTGGCTCTCAATGCAGAAAAGAATCGCGAGGCTCGTCGGAAAGGCCAGCGCCTCCAACGTGGCGTTGGTGGCCGATCAAATCCTGGCCGAGAACATCGTCGCCGCCAGAGGCTTCTTCTGTCAAACGCTGATCAAACTGCAGTCGGAATCCCCCGACTCCACCGACGTCCACGCCGCGCTGGCCGCAATAATCAACTCCAGATTCCCCCAAGTCGGACACCTGCTCGTCAAGAGAGCCGTGCTGCAGTTCAAGGCCGCGCACGGCCGCCGGGACAGGGACCGGATGCAGACCGCCTCGGCGTTCCTGGCGCAGCTCGTGAACCAGAGGGTCGTCTACGAGCACCTGGCGCTGAACGTGCTGATGCTCCTCCTGAGCTCCGACGATGATGTTGAGGTGGCCGCGAGCTTCTGCGCGCAGTGCGGCGCGTTGCTGCTGGACGTCGTCCGGGATAAACTCAAGGAGATTCTGGCAGA GTCTTGA
- the LOC131022168 gene encoding pentatricopeptide repeat-containing protein ELI1, chloroplastic isoform X3, whose translation MSSVRLVAQTTHPEPEKLALLIDQSKNIKHLKQIHALLLRRGLESYPVLNLKLQRSYSSLGYVQNSVALFNLTQNPDVFFYTAIIRGHAINGLHERALNFYVQMLIEEIEPNAFTLSTVLKACTLETGKALHCHAHKFGLVSDSYVRTALIDIYARGGDIVLARRLFDSMVERNLVTFTSMITGYAKNGDVDEARELFDGMEERDVVSWNVMIDGYAQHGRPNEAIVLFRQMMKAKLKPDEATMVAVLSACGQVGALGSGQWIHSYLGYRATFNCRVGTALIDMYSKCASLEDARKVFDGIKDKDAVVYNAMIGGYAIHGFSQDAMKLFKEMPEVGLHPTDITFISVLSACAHAGLISESWGLFNAMKDEYGIQPKVEHYGCMVNLLGRAGHLEEAYELVKSMSIGADSVLWGALLNACRLHKNIALGEKVVQFLLQRGLAHSGTYVLLSNIYAAAGNWDGVARTRAMMKQSGVQKEPGCSSVEVNNKVHEFLAGDTKHPKSKDIYAMLEEMNKWLKAHRHASQTEEVLHNMDDEAEKERSLKVHSEKLALAFALISTKRGTTIKIVKNLRVCPDCHAVMKLVSKITGRKIVMRDRNRFHHCVDDSLNSKL comes from the exons ATGTCCTCAGTTCGTCTGGTGGCTCAGACAACGCACCCAGAACCCGAGAAACTAGCTTTGCTTATTGATCAAAGCAAAAACATCAAACATCTAAAACAAATCCATGCACTCCTTCTCCGTCGTGGCCTTGAGAGCTATCCAGTTTTAAATCTCAAGCTCCAGCGTTCCTACTCTTCCCTAGGATATGTTCAGAACTCTGTGGCACTATTTAACCTTACCCAGAATCCTGACGTTTTCTTTTACACTGCCATAATCCGTGGCCATGCCATAAACGGTCTCCATGAACGAGCTCTTAACTTTTATGTACAAATGCTTATTGAAGAGATAGAGCCTAATGCATTTACACTGTCTACTGTCCTCAAAGCTTGTACACTGGAAACTGGGAAAGCCCTCCATTGCCATGCTCACAAATTCGGCCTTGTCTCGGATAGTTATGTCAGAACTGCTCTCATTGACATTTATGCAAGAGGCGGGGACATTGTCCTGGCTCGTAGACTCTTTGACTCAATGGTTGAGAGGAACTTGGTTACTTTCACTTCGATGATTACTGGATATGCAAAAAATGGGGATGTTGATGAGGCAAGGGAATTGTTTGATGGAATGGAAGAGAGGGATGTGGTGAGTTGGAACGTCATGATTGATGGTTATGCTCAACATGGGAGGCCGAATGAGGCCATAGTTCTCTTCAGGCAGATGATGAAGGCTAAGCTGAAGCCCGATGAAGCTACCATGGTGGCAGTTCTCTCTGCCTGTGGTCAGGTGGGAGCACTAGGATCAGGCCAGTGGATCCATTCTTACCTTGGCTATCGAGCTACTTTCAATTGTCGGGTGGGGACTGCTCTGATCGATATGTACAGCAAATGTGCAAGTTTAGAGGATGCCAGGAAGGTGTTTGATGGAATCAAAGACAAGGATGCTGTTGTTTACAATGCAATGATTGGAGGCTACGCGATTCATGGATTCTCACAAGATGCGATGAAGCTGTTCAAGGAAATGCCTGAGGTGGGACTCCACCCTACTGACATAACCTTCATCAGCGTTTTGAGTGCTTGTGCACACGCCGGATTGATCTCGGAGAGCTGGGGGCTTTTCAACGCGATGAAAGATGAATACGGCATTCAGCCGAAGGTAGAGCACTACGGATGCATGGTGAATCTTCTAGGTCGTGCTGGACATCTAGAAGAAGCATACGAGCTGGTGAAGAGCATGAGCATAGGTGCTGACTCTGTTTTATGGGGAGCATTGCTCAATGCATGTAGGCTTCACAAGAACATTGCTTTAGGAGAAAAGGTCGTGCAGTTCCTTCTGCAACGCGGTCTTGCACATTCAGGAACGTACGTCCTTCTTTCCAACATATACGCTGCAGCAGGAAATTGGGACGGCGTGGCAAGAACAAGGGCTATGATGAAACAAAGTGGGGTTCAGAAGGAGCCAGGGTGTAGCTCAGTTGAAGTGAACAACAAGGTACACGAGTTTCTCGCTGGCGACACGAAGCACCCGAAGAGCAAAGACATTTACGCGATGCTGGAAGAGATGAACAAGTGGCTCAAGGCTCACAGGCACGCCTCACAGACAGAAGAAGTTTTACACAACATGGACGACGAGGCTGAGAAGGAGCGTTCCCTTAAGGTTCATAGCGAAAAGCTCGCTCTCGCATTCGCTCTTATTAGCACGAAGCGAGGAACCACAATCAAGATTGTTAAAAACCTCCGAGTTTGTCCGGATTGTCATGCGGTGATGAAGCTCGTCTCGAAGATCACGGGGAGGAAGATCGTCATGAGGGATCGCAACAGGTTTCATCATTGTGTTGATG ACTCCCTAAACTCGAAGCTGTAG
- the LOC131022168 gene encoding pentatricopeptide repeat-containing protein ELI1, chloroplastic isoform X1, translating into MSSVRLVAQTTHPEPEKLALLIDQSKNIKHLKQIHALLLRRGLESYPVLNLKLQRSYSSLGYVQNSVALFNLTQNPDVFFYTAIIRGHAINGLHERALNFYVQMLIEEIEPNAFTLSTVLKACTLETGKALHCHAHKFGLVSDSYVRTALIDIYARGGDIVLARRLFDSMVERNLVTFTSMITGYAKNGDVDEARELFDGMEERDVVSWNVMIDGYAQHGRPNEAIVLFRQMMKAKLKPDEATMVAVLSACGQVGALGSGQWIHSYLGYRATFNCRVGTALIDMYSKCASLEDARKVFDGIKDKDAVVYNAMIGGYAIHGFSQDAMKLFKEMPEVGLHPTDITFISVLSACAHAGLISESWGLFNAMKDEYGIQPKVEHYGCMVNLLGRAGHLEEAYELVKSMSIGADSVLWGALLNACRLHKNIALGEKVVQFLLQRGLAHSGTYVLLSNIYAAAGNWDGVARTRAMMKQSGVQKEPGCSSVEVNNKVHEFLAGDTKHPKSKDIYAMLEEMNKWLKAHRHASQTEEVLHNMDDEAEKERSLKVHSEKLALAFALISTKRGTTIKIVKNLRVCPDCHAVMKLVSKITGRKIVMRDRNRFHHCVDGWSLHQCPATERHGE; encoded by the exons ATGTCCTCAGTTCGTCTGGTGGCTCAGACAACGCACCCAGAACCCGAGAAACTAGCTTTGCTTATTGATCAAAGCAAAAACATCAAACATCTAAAACAAATCCATGCACTCCTTCTCCGTCGTGGCCTTGAGAGCTATCCAGTTTTAAATCTCAAGCTCCAGCGTTCCTACTCTTCCCTAGGATATGTTCAGAACTCTGTGGCACTATTTAACCTTACCCAGAATCCTGACGTTTTCTTTTACACTGCCATAATCCGTGGCCATGCCATAAACGGTCTCCATGAACGAGCTCTTAACTTTTATGTACAAATGCTTATTGAAGAGATAGAGCCTAATGCATTTACACTGTCTACTGTCCTCAAAGCTTGTACACTGGAAACTGGGAAAGCCCTCCATTGCCATGCTCACAAATTCGGCCTTGTCTCGGATAGTTATGTCAGAACTGCTCTCATTGACATTTATGCAAGAGGCGGGGACATTGTCCTGGCTCGTAGACTCTTTGACTCAATGGTTGAGAGGAACTTGGTTACTTTCACTTCGATGATTACTGGATATGCAAAAAATGGGGATGTTGATGAGGCAAGGGAATTGTTTGATGGAATGGAAGAGAGGGATGTGGTGAGTTGGAACGTCATGATTGATGGTTATGCTCAACATGGGAGGCCGAATGAGGCCATAGTTCTCTTCAGGCAGATGATGAAGGCTAAGCTGAAGCCCGATGAAGCTACCATGGTGGCAGTTCTCTCTGCCTGTGGTCAGGTGGGAGCACTAGGATCAGGCCAGTGGATCCATTCTTACCTTGGCTATCGAGCTACTTTCAATTGTCGGGTGGGGACTGCTCTGATCGATATGTACAGCAAATGTGCAAGTTTAGAGGATGCCAGGAAGGTGTTTGATGGAATCAAAGACAAGGATGCTGTTGTTTACAATGCAATGATTGGAGGCTACGCGATTCATGGATTCTCACAAGATGCGATGAAGCTGTTCAAGGAAATGCCTGAGGTGGGACTCCACCCTACTGACATAACCTTCATCAGCGTTTTGAGTGCTTGTGCACACGCCGGATTGATCTCGGAGAGCTGGGGGCTTTTCAACGCGATGAAAGATGAATACGGCATTCAGCCGAAGGTAGAGCACTACGGATGCATGGTGAATCTTCTAGGTCGTGCTGGACATCTAGAAGAAGCATACGAGCTGGTGAAGAGCATGAGCATAGGTGCTGACTCTGTTTTATGGGGAGCATTGCTCAATGCATGTAGGCTTCACAAGAACATTGCTTTAGGAGAAAAGGTCGTGCAGTTCCTTCTGCAACGCGGTCTTGCACATTCAGGAACGTACGTCCTTCTTTCCAACATATACGCTGCAGCAGGAAATTGGGACGGCGTGGCAAGAACAAGGGCTATGATGAAACAAAGTGGGGTTCAGAAGGAGCCAGGGTGTAGCTCAGTTGAAGTGAACAACAAGGTACACGAGTTTCTCGCTGGCGACACGAAGCACCCGAAGAGCAAAGACATTTACGCGATGCTGGAAGAGATGAACAAGTGGCTCAAGGCTCACAGGCACGCCTCACAGACAGAAGAAGTTTTACACAACATGGACGACGAGGCTGAGAAGGAGCGTTCCCTTAAGGTTCATAGCGAAAAGCTCGCTCTCGCATTCGCTCTTATTAGCACGAAGCGAGGAACCACAATCAAGATTGTTAAAAACCTCCGAGTTTGTCCGGATTGTCATGCGGTGATGAAGCTCGTCTCGAAGATCACGGGGAGGAAGATCGTCATGAGGGATCGCAACAGGTTTCATCATTGTGTTGATG GCTGGTCTCTGCATCAATGTCCTGCAACAGAGAGACATGGTGAGTGA
- the LOC131022168 gene encoding pentatricopeptide repeat-containing protein ELI1, chloroplastic isoform X2, whose product MSSVRLVAQTTHPEPEKLALLIDQSKNIKHLKQIHALLLRRGLESYPVLNLKLQRSYSSLGYVQNSVALFNLTQNPDVFFYTAIIRGHAINGLHERALNFYVQMLIEEIEPNAFTLSTVLKACTLETGKALHCHAHKFGLVSDSYVRTALIDIYARGGDIVLARRLFDSMVERNLVTFTSMITGYAKNGDVDEARELFDGMEERDVVSWNVMIDGYAQHGRPNEAIVLFRQMMKAKLKPDEATMVAVLSACGQVGALGSGQWIHSYLGYRATFNCRVGTALIDMYSKCASLEDARKVFDGIKDKDAVVYNAMIGGYAIHGFSQDAMKLFKEMPEVGLHPTDITFISVLSACAHAGLISESWGLFNAMKDEYGIQPKVEHYGCMVNLLGRAGHLEEAYELVKSMSIGADSVLWGALLNACRLHKNIALGEKVVQFLLQRGLAHSGTYVLLSNIYAAAGNWDGVARTRAMMKQSGVQKEPGCSSVEVNNKVHEFLAGDTKHPKSKDIYAMLEEMNKWLKAHRHASQTEEVLHNMDDEAEKERSLKVHSEKLALAFALISTKRGTTIKIVKNLRVCPDCHAVMKLVSKITGRKIVMRDRNRFHHCVDGMCSCGDYW is encoded by the coding sequence ATGTCCTCAGTTCGTCTGGTGGCTCAGACAACGCACCCAGAACCCGAGAAACTAGCTTTGCTTATTGATCAAAGCAAAAACATCAAACATCTAAAACAAATCCATGCACTCCTTCTCCGTCGTGGCCTTGAGAGCTATCCAGTTTTAAATCTCAAGCTCCAGCGTTCCTACTCTTCCCTAGGATATGTTCAGAACTCTGTGGCACTATTTAACCTTACCCAGAATCCTGACGTTTTCTTTTACACTGCCATAATCCGTGGCCATGCCATAAACGGTCTCCATGAACGAGCTCTTAACTTTTATGTACAAATGCTTATTGAAGAGATAGAGCCTAATGCATTTACACTGTCTACTGTCCTCAAAGCTTGTACACTGGAAACTGGGAAAGCCCTCCATTGCCATGCTCACAAATTCGGCCTTGTCTCGGATAGTTATGTCAGAACTGCTCTCATTGACATTTATGCAAGAGGCGGGGACATTGTCCTGGCTCGTAGACTCTTTGACTCAATGGTTGAGAGGAACTTGGTTACTTTCACTTCGATGATTACTGGATATGCAAAAAATGGGGATGTTGATGAGGCAAGGGAATTGTTTGATGGAATGGAAGAGAGGGATGTGGTGAGTTGGAACGTCATGATTGATGGTTATGCTCAACATGGGAGGCCGAATGAGGCCATAGTTCTCTTCAGGCAGATGATGAAGGCTAAGCTGAAGCCCGATGAAGCTACCATGGTGGCAGTTCTCTCTGCCTGTGGTCAGGTGGGAGCACTAGGATCAGGCCAGTGGATCCATTCTTACCTTGGCTATCGAGCTACTTTCAATTGTCGGGTGGGGACTGCTCTGATCGATATGTACAGCAAATGTGCAAGTTTAGAGGATGCCAGGAAGGTGTTTGATGGAATCAAAGACAAGGATGCTGTTGTTTACAATGCAATGATTGGAGGCTACGCGATTCATGGATTCTCACAAGATGCGATGAAGCTGTTCAAGGAAATGCCTGAGGTGGGACTCCACCCTACTGACATAACCTTCATCAGCGTTTTGAGTGCTTGTGCACACGCCGGATTGATCTCGGAGAGCTGGGGGCTTTTCAACGCGATGAAAGATGAATACGGCATTCAGCCGAAGGTAGAGCACTACGGATGCATGGTGAATCTTCTAGGTCGTGCTGGACATCTAGAAGAAGCATACGAGCTGGTGAAGAGCATGAGCATAGGTGCTGACTCTGTTTTATGGGGAGCATTGCTCAATGCATGTAGGCTTCACAAGAACATTGCTTTAGGAGAAAAGGTCGTGCAGTTCCTTCTGCAACGCGGTCTTGCACATTCAGGAACGTACGTCCTTCTTTCCAACATATACGCTGCAGCAGGAAATTGGGACGGCGTGGCAAGAACAAGGGCTATGATGAAACAAAGTGGGGTTCAGAAGGAGCCAGGGTGTAGCTCAGTTGAAGTGAACAACAAGGTACACGAGTTTCTCGCTGGCGACACGAAGCACCCGAAGAGCAAAGACATTTACGCGATGCTGGAAGAGATGAACAAGTGGCTCAAGGCTCACAGGCACGCCTCACAGACAGAAGAAGTTTTACACAACATGGACGACGAGGCTGAGAAGGAGCGTTCCCTTAAGGTTCATAGCGAAAAGCTCGCTCTCGCATTCGCTCTTATTAGCACGAAGCGAGGAACCACAATCAAGATTGTTAAAAACCTCCGAGTTTGTCCGGATTGTCATGCGGTGATGAAGCTCGTCTCGAAGATCACGGGGAGGAAGATCGTCATGAGGGATCGCAACAGGTTTCATCATTGTGTTGATGGTATGTGCTCTTGTGGTGACTACTGGTGA
- the LOC131021122 gene encoding uncharacterized protein LOC131021122, giving the protein MSELFCAGLRQEIRVVLASQTALSYAEALNRALDMELAMQPEKATHAPTPPSGHYTQASNTPYSNQGQKGKRKWDNRRNDGKKPWQGQNVQPPFVKGDKSFYGGPATSHPGHQGIPPCPKCNKLHTGVCRAGNPNCFTCGKPGHYSSQCPNRQQGMSGGRPNQFPTPQLRAMEGILPLPQPLQQQSFRRPNQPHKQLPAPQAGRPPQHQRMYAINQKNQDKNQGNITGIGELKGVPIVILFDTGASHSFISHTCVDTLELNVEPAQLHLRVATPLGKFTTVTHVCPNLEFELGPLKLKAKTLRLMRMWTTDIILGMDWLAEHHAVIQCEQRRISFQPPGEEPTCFYAINRKWKKTPIISAVQANKILKEKGATAYLVYLNQEEEAPAKIEDVPIVREYRDVFPDILPGLPPNRQLEFTIDLEPGAAPISKAPYRMAPAELQELKLQLQELLDMGFVRPSASPWGAPVLQGQRRGRCLEQNGTSPVRMYPNQGE; this is encoded by the exons ATGTCCGAGTTGTTTTGCGCCGGACTGAGGCAAGAGATAAGAGTGGTATTAGCTAGTCAAACGGCACTTTCCTATGCCGAGGCCTTGAACAGAGCTCTAGATATGGAGCTAGCGATGCAGCCGGAGAAAGCAACACACGCACCAACGCCTCCATCAGGCCATTacacgcaagcatcaaacactcCCTACTCTAACCAGGGACAGAAAGGAAAACGCAAATGGGATAATCGTAGAAATGACGGCAAGAAGCCATGGCAAGGCCAGAATGTTCAGCCTCCCTTCGTGAAGGGCGATaagtctttttatggtggaCCAGCGACGTCACACCCCGGACACCAAGGGATACCCCCTTGTCCTAAGTGCAACAAGTTACACACAGGAGTGTGCAGAGCTGGAAACCCAAATTGTTTCACTTGTGGAAAACCAGGGCATTACTCGAGCCAGTGCCCCAACCGACAGCAagggatgagtggaggaagacCCAATCAGTTTCCAACCCCACAGCTCAGGGCAATGGAAGGAATTCTTCCTCTACCTCAACCACTACAGCAACAATCTTTTCGCCGTCCAAACCAGCCTCATAAGCAGCTACCTGCACCGCAAGCAGGAAGACCACCACAACATCAAAGGATGTATGCTATCAATCAGAAGAATCAGGATAAGAACCAAGGAAACATAACAGGTATTGGGGAACTGAAAGGTGTACCCATTGTTATTCTCTTTGATACGGGagcatcacattctttcatctcaCATACCTGTGTGGATACATTAGAGTTGAATGTAGAACCAGCCCAGTTACACTTAAGGGTAGCCACTCCCTTAGGGAAGTTCACCACCGTTACACATGTGTGTCCTAACTTGGAATTCGAATTAGGACctcttaagcttaaggctaagaCGTTGAGACTAATGCGAATGTGGACCACCGATatcattttgggaatggactggttagcagaacaCCATGCGGTGATACAATGCGAGCagagacggatatcattccagccaccaGGCGAGGAACCCACATGTTTTTACGCCATCAATAGAAAGTGGAAGAAGACACCTATTATCTCTGCAGTGCAAGCGAACAAGATACTAAAAGAAAAAGGTGCGACAGCATACTTAGTATACCTGAACCAAGAAGAGGAAGCACCAGCAAAGATAGAAGATGTACCTATAGTGCGGGAGTATCGAGATGTTTTCCCGGATATTCTACCAGGTCTACCCCCGAACCGACAATTGGAATTCACGATCGATTTAGAACCCGGAGCAGCACCAATATCCAAAGCACCATATAGGATGGCACCAGCAGAATTGCAAGAACTGAAGCTGCAACTACAAGAGTTGTTGGACATGGGATTCGTTCGACCCAGTGCTTCGCCTTGGGGAGCACCGGTcct gcaaggccaacgtcgTGGCAGATGCCTTGAGCAGAATGGAACGAGCCCAGTTAGGATGTATCCTAACCAAGGAGAATGA